From the Streptomyces pluripotens genome, one window contains:
- the trpB gene encoding tryptophan synthase subunit beta, whose translation MPSQFFIPDPEGRVPTAEGYFGAFGGKFIPEALVAAVDEVAVEYEKAKADPEFARALDDLLVNYTGRPSALTEVPRFAAHAGGARVFLKREDLNHTGSHKINNVLGQALLTQRMGKSRVIAETGAGQHGVATATACALFGLDCTIYMGEVDTRRQALNVARMRMLGAEVVAVKSGSRTLKDAINEAFRDWVANVDRTHYLFGTVAGPHPFPAMVRDFHRVIGVEARRQLLERTGRLPDAAIACVGGGSNAIGLFHAFIPDEDVRLIGCEPAGHGVETGEHAATLTAGEPGILHGSRSYVLQDEEGQITEPYSISAGLDYPGIGPEHSYLKDSGRGEYRAVTDDAAMQALRLLSRTEGIIPAIESAHALAGALEVGKELGEDGLIVVNLSGRGDKDMDTAARYFGLYDTDAEVAADEADTAEIEGDAK comes from the coding sequence ATGCCCAGCCAGTTCTTCATCCCCGACCCCGAGGGTCGGGTGCCCACCGCCGAGGGCTACTTCGGCGCGTTCGGCGGCAAGTTCATCCCGGAGGCCCTCGTCGCCGCCGTTGACGAGGTCGCCGTCGAGTACGAGAAGGCCAAGGCCGACCCGGAGTTCGCCCGCGCGCTCGACGACCTGCTGGTGAACTACACCGGCCGGCCCAGCGCGCTGACCGAGGTGCCCAGATTCGCCGCGCACGCCGGCGGCGCCCGGGTGTTCCTCAAGCGCGAGGACCTCAACCACACCGGCTCCCACAAGATCAACAATGTGCTCGGCCAGGCCCTGCTCACCCAGCGCATGGGCAAGAGCCGCGTCATCGCGGAGACCGGTGCCGGCCAGCACGGCGTTGCCACGGCCACTGCCTGCGCGCTCTTCGGCCTCGACTGCACCATCTACATGGGCGAGGTCGACACCCGGCGCCAGGCCCTCAACGTGGCCCGCATGCGCATGCTCGGCGCCGAGGTGGTGGCCGTCAAGTCAGGCAGCCGCACCCTCAAGGACGCCATCAACGAGGCGTTCCGCGACTGGGTCGCGAATGTCGACCGCACCCACTACCTGTTCGGCACCGTAGCCGGACCCCACCCTTTCCCAGCCATGGTCCGTGACTTCCACCGGGTCATCGGAGTCGAGGCGCGCCGCCAGCTGCTGGAGCGCACCGGACGCCTTCCCGACGCCGCCATCGCCTGCGTCGGCGGCGGATCGAACGCCATCGGCCTCTTCCACGCCTTCATCCCCGACGAGGACGTCCGCCTGATCGGCTGCGAGCCCGCCGGACACGGGGTGGAGACGGGTGAGCACGCGGCCACCCTGACCGCGGGCGAGCCCGGCATCCTGCACGGCTCCCGGTCGTACGTCCTGCAGGACGAGGAGGGCCAGATCACCGAGCCGTACTCGATTTCGGCCGGTCTGGACTACCCGGGCATCGGCCCCGAGCACTCCTATCTGAAGGACTCCGGCCGCGGCGAGTACCGCGCGGTCACCGACGACGCCGCCATGCAGGCCCTGCGCCTGCTGTCGCGCACCGAGGGCATCATCCCGGCCATCGAGAGCGCGCACGCCCTGGCCGGTGCCCTGGAGGTCGGCAAGGAGCTGGGCGAGGACGGGCTGATCGTCGTCAACCTCTCCGGACGCGGCGACAAGGACATGGACACCGCCGCCCGGTACTTCGGTCTCTACGACACCGACGCCGAGGTGGCCGCCGACGAAGCCGACACCGCCGAGATCGAGGGGGACGCCAAGTGA
- a CDS encoding HGxxPAAW family protein encodes MAGSSHGHTPAAWTGVIIAFIGFCVAGAFMVMAQPAGFWAGMALVLLSPVVGGIMRAMGLGQPKQTYAVQSTPVATREPAGVKG; translated from the coding sequence ATGGCGGGCAGCAGCCACGGTCACACCCCGGCCGCCTGGACCGGCGTCATCATCGCCTTCATCGGTTTCTGCGTCGCGGGCGCCTTCATGGTCATGGCCCAGCCGGCCGGCTTCTGGGCCGGCATGGCGCTCGTGCTCCTCAGCCCCGTCGTCGGCGGCATCATGCGTGCCATGGGCCTCGGCCAGCCGAAGCAGACCTACGCCGTCCAGAGCACGCCCGTGGCGACCCGCGAGCCGGCCGGCGTCAAGGGCTGA
- the trpC gene encoding indole-3-glycerol phosphate synthase TrpC — protein MSVLDEIIDGVRADLVERQARVSLDELKERAAKAPAAKDGVAALKGDGVKVICEVKRSSPSKGALAAIADPAGLAADYEAGGAAVISVLTEQRRFGGSLADLEAVRARVDVPVLRKDFIVTSYQLWEARAYGADLALLIVAALEQPALESLIERAVSIGLTPLVEVHDEDEAERAVDAGARVIGVNARNLKTLEVDRGTFERVAPEIPEDIVKVAESGVRGPHDLIAYANAGADAVLVGESLVTGRDPKAAVSDLVAAGEHPALRHGRG, from the coding sequence GTGAGTGTGCTCGACGAGATCATCGACGGAGTCCGGGCCGACCTCGTGGAGCGGCAGGCGCGCGTCAGCCTCGACGAGCTCAAGGAGCGCGCGGCCAAGGCCCCCGCCGCCAAGGACGGGGTGGCCGCGCTCAAGGGCGACGGCGTCAAGGTGATCTGCGAGGTCAAGCGCTCCAGCCCCTCCAAGGGCGCACTGGCCGCGATCGCCGACCCGGCCGGGCTCGCCGCGGATTACGAGGCCGGCGGTGCGGCCGTCATCTCCGTCCTCACCGAACAGCGTCGCTTCGGCGGCTCCCTCGCCGACCTGGAGGCCGTCCGCGCGCGCGTGGACGTCCCGGTCCTGCGCAAGGACTTCATCGTCACCTCCTACCAGCTGTGGGAGGCCCGGGCGTACGGCGCCGACCTTGCGCTGCTGATCGTCGCCGCCCTCGAACAGCCGGCCCTGGAGTCACTGATCGAGCGGGCCGTCTCCATCGGGCTCACCCCCCTCGTCGAGGTGCACGACGAGGACGAGGCCGAGCGGGCCGTGGACGCGGGTGCCCGGGTCATCGGTGTCAACGCCCGCAACCTGAAGACGCTGGAGGTCGACCGCGGCACGTTCGAGAGGGTCGCCCCGGAGATCCCGGAGGACATCGTGAAGGTCGCCGAGTCCGGAGTGCGCGGACCGCACGACCTGATCGCCTATGCCAACGCTGGTGCCGACGCGGTCCTGGTCGGCGAGTCCCTGGTCACCGGGCGCGACCCGAAGGCCGCCGTCTCCGACCTGGTGGCCGCGGGCGAACACCCCGCGCTGCGGCACGGCAGGGGCTGA
- a CDS encoding DUF2752 domain-containing protein, which produces MAPAPVAQIVSSAPVWRRLAVPVGLFAVVAGAFAWVGTVDPGEPGHYPVCPLYQLTGLYCPGCGGLRSAHAFIHGDFLAALRDNAPGVAGYLVFAVLWTVWVVRTVRGRPVRLDLGPAQLWVVSTLLLVFTVVRNLPFGGWLRP; this is translated from the coding sequence CTGGCCCCGGCCCCGGTCGCGCAGATCGTCTCGTCCGCCCCCGTCTGGCGGCGGCTCGCCGTCCCGGTCGGGTTGTTCGCGGTCGTAGCCGGGGCCTTCGCCTGGGTCGGCACCGTCGACCCGGGCGAGCCCGGCCACTACCCGGTCTGCCCCCTGTACCAGCTCACCGGTCTGTACTGCCCCGGCTGCGGTGGACTGCGTAGCGCGCACGCCTTCATCCACGGCGACTTTCTCGCCGCTCTGCGGGACAACGCGCCGGGCGTGGCCGGGTACCTGGTCTTCGCCGTGCTCTGGACCGTCTGGGTGGTCCGCACCGTGCGCGGGAGACCGGTCCGCCTCGACCTTGGACCGGCACAGCTGTGGGTGGTGAGCACGTTGCTGCTGGTCTTCACCGTTGTTCGCAACCTGCCGTTCGGCGGTTGGCTGCGTCCGTGA
- the trpM gene encoding tryptophan biosynthesis modulator TrpM — protein MTPAITPTATDRHARLARGCRPRGCRAPARRVHGRRVRYVIGDEPGQVNGRRWQRPCRGAGLFRRTRLRRVAVTG, from the coding sequence ATGACGCCTGCGATCACCCCGACGGCCACCGACCGGCACGCCCGCCTCGCGCGTGGTTGCCGCCCCCGTGGCTGCCGCGCGCCCGCCCGCCGGGTACACGGTCGCAGGGTCAGGTACGTCATCGGTGACGAACCCGGACAGGTCAACGGACGGCGATGGCAGCGCCCCTGTAGGGGCGCGGGGCTGTTCCGACGCACGCGGCTCCGCCGCGTGGCCGTCACCGGCTAA